A stretch of Lactuca sativa cultivar Salinas chromosome 6, Lsat_Salinas_v11, whole genome shotgun sequence DNA encodes these proteins:
- the LOC111908534 gene encoding L-type lectin-domain containing receptor kinase IX.1: MATCFWSSSSRGLQICCILFFLCSSLFFLPLSESVNFEFTVFRAGETGILYSGDAKASDGAIEFNEVSIPNRVGHAIYEDAVQIWDSKSDKLTDFTTHFTFIIKTPKDPGHGLAFFLAPVGFQIPPNSGGPYLGLFNTSYNKLSQNKIIYVEFDSKNHSWDPPFPHVGINTNWLESDNSTAWNASLHSGDPADVWVSYNANTQMLNLSWRYRSDNTSGENTSLLYRVDLRKVLPEWVTIGFSAATGTSTERHTLQYWKFNSSLNNIVHKIEDTSKKRKLVVGLTVPLGVVAVGVIITWALFWRKEDKPSQNSLETVALTSTNDDLERGAGPKRFSYENLMLATNNFSADQKLGEGGFGCVYKGYLSRERMQVAVKKISQGSKQGKKEYLAEVKIISRLIHRNLVQLVGWYHDQTQFCLVYEFLSNGSLDSHLFYKKSILEWGVRYKIATGVASALFYLHEECEHCVVHRDVKTSNIMLDSGFNVKLGDFGLARLMDPEQGIKTTALAGTLGYMCPEYLTTGKASKESDIYSFGVVALEIVCGRKATDRVDPHLDLGLVKWVWGLYEKGKLLYGVDQILNNEFDVTQVECLMKVGLWCAHPEQNMRPSIRQAIHVLMFDGAIPQLPLRMPIPMYNTTTDPLEVGSSGATMANSSS; the protein is encoded by the coding sequence aTGGCTACCTGTTTCTGGTCTTCGTCATCTCGAGGACTACAAATTTGTTGTATTCTTTTCTTCTTGTGTTCCTCCCTATTCTTCCTGCCATTGTCTGAATCAGTGAACTTCGAGTTCACTGTTTTTCGTGCTGGGGAAACTGGTATACTGTATTCAGGTGATGCCAAAGCCTCTGATGGAGCCATTGAATTTAACGAAGTCAGTATCCCCAATCGTGTTGGCCATGCCATATACGAAGATGCAGTCCAGATATGGGACAGCAAATCTGACAAGCTCACAGATTTCACCACTCATTTCACTTTCATCATTAAGACCCCAAAAGACCCTGGCCATGGGTTAGCTTTCTTTCTTGCCCCAGTTGGCTTCCAAATCCCACCGAACTCAGGTGGTCCTTATTTAGGCCTGTTCAATACAAGTTACAACAAATTAtcccaaaacaaaataatttatgtTGAGTTTGATTCTAAGAATCACAGCTGGGATCCTCCTTTTCCACACGTGGGTATCAACACGAACTGGCTTGAATCTGATAATTCCACCGCTTGGAATGCTAGTTTGCACAGCGGGGATCCTGCTGATGTTTGGGTTTCTTACAATGCTAACACCCAGATGCTGAACCTGTCTTGGAGATATAGGAGTGATAATACTTCTGGAGAGAATACCAGTCTTTTATATCGAGTTGACCTCAGGAAAGTTCTTCCCGAGTGGGTCACAATTGGATTTTCTGCTGCCACAGGTACATCTACTGAGAGACATACCCTTCAATACTGGAAGTTCAATTCAAGCTTAAATAATATAGTTCATAAAATTGAAGATACGTCAAAGAAAAGGAAACTAGTAGTGGGCTTAACGGTCCCTCTGGGTGTTGTAGCTGTAGGAGTCATAATAACATGGGCTTTATTTTGGCGTAAAGAAGATAAGCCTAGTCAAAACTCATTGGAGACAGTTGCTTTGACATCGACAAATGATGATCTTGAAAGAGGAGCGGGACCTAAGCGATTTTCTTATGAGAATCTCATGTTAGCTACCAACAACTTCTCTGCTGATCAGAAGTTGGGCGAAGGAGGATTCGGGTGTGTCTACAAGGGATACTTATCCCGTGAACGCATGCAAGTTGCTGTCAAGAAAATTTCACAGGGTTCAAAACAGGGAAAGAAAGAGTACCTAGCCGAAGTAAAGATCATTAGCAGGTTAATACACCGAAACTTGGTGCAACTCGTTGGTTGGTACCATGATCAAACACAATTCTGTCTTGTCTACGAGTTTTTGTCAAACGGGAGCCTCGACTCTCATCTCTTCTACAAAAAAAGTATCCTTGAGTGGGGTGTAAGGTACAAGATCGCTACAGGTGTAGCTTCTGCATTGTTCTACCTCCATGAAGAGTGTGAACATTGTGTGGTGCATCGAGATGTCAAAACGAGCAACATCATGCTTGATTCAGGATTTAACGTGAAGCTTGGAGACTTCGGATTGGCTCGACTCATGGACCCCGAACAGGGTATAAAAACAACTGCTTTAGCTGGAACTCTCGGTTACATGTGCCCTGAGTACTTAACAACAGGGAAGGCAAGTAAAGAGTCGGATATCTATAGCTTTGGGGTGGTTGCATTAGAGATTGTTTGTGGGCGAAAGGCAACGGATAGAGTTGATCCACATTTGGATCTTGGGTTGGTTAAGTGGGTTTGGGGCTTATACGAGAAAGGTAAGCTGCTTTACGGTGTCGACCAGATCCTGAACAATGAGTTTGATGTTACACAGGTCGAGTGTTTGATGAAGGTGGGGTTATGGTGTGCGCACCCTGAACAGAATATGCGGCCATCCATACGACAAGCAATTCATGTGCTCATGTTCGATGGTGCAATCCCACAACTTCCATTAAGGATGCCGATACCCATGTACAACACAACCACAGATCCCCTTGAAGTAGGTTCTTCTGGGGCTACGATGGCTAACAGTAGTAGCTAG
- the LOC111908527 gene encoding L-type lectin-domain containing receptor kinase IX.1 yields the protein MSTCFWCSSFRRRQICSIIFFVYSSLFFLPLSESVYFEFTSFRVGETRIVYSGATKPSGGAIEFNEVNIFNRVGHANYADAVQIWDSKSNKLTDFTTHFTFIIKTQPLEDPGHGLAFFLAPVGFQIPPNSDAGNLGLFNTSYNKLSQNKIIYVEFDSKNNTWDPPFQHVGINTNWLESDNSTAWNASLHSGDPADVWVSYNANTQMLNVSWRYRADNTSGENTSLLYRVDLRKVLPEWVTIGFSAATGRARERHILQYWKFNSSLNIVHKVEDTSMKRKLAVGLTVPLGVLAVGVVITWALFWRKEDKHSQKSLESVALTSTNHDLERGAGPKRFSYADLMLPTNNFSADQKLGEGGFGFVYKGYLSRERMQVAVKKISQGSKQGKKEYLAEVKIISRLRHRNLVQLIGWCHDQTQFSLVYEFLSNGSLDSHLFYKKSTLEWGVRYKIATGIASALFYLHEECEHCVVHRDVKTSNIMLDSEFNVKLGDFGLARLMDPEHGIKTTALAGTLGYMCPEYLTTGKASKESDIYSFGVVALEIVCGRKATDRVDPDSDLGLVKWVWGLPENGTLLSGVDQILNNEFDATQVERLMRVGLWCAHPEQNMRPSIRQAIHVLMFDGAIPQLPLRMPIPVYNTATYPLEVSSCGAKMAKNTS from the coding sequence ATGTCTACCTGTTTCTGGTGTTCCTCATTTCGACGACGACAAATTTGTAGTATTATTTTCTTCGTCTATTCCTCCCTGTTCTTCCTGCCATTGTCTGAATCAGTGTACTTCGAGTTCACTAGTTTTCGTGTGGGCGAAACTCGTATAGTATATTCAGGTGCTACCAAACCCTCTGGTGGAGCCATTGAATTCAACGAAGTCAATATTTTCAATCGTGTTGGCCATGCCAATTACGCAGATGCAGTCCAGATATGGGACAGCAAATCTAACAAGCTCACAGATTTCACCACTCATTTCACTTTCATCATCAAGACGCAACCTTTAGAAGACCCTGGCCATGGCTTAGCTTTCTTTCTTGCTCCGGTTGGCTTCCAAATCCCACCGAATTCAGATGCTGGCAATTTAGGCTTGTTCAACACAAGTTACAAcaaattgtcccaaaacaaaataatttatgtTGAGTTTGATTCTAAGAATAACACCTGGGATCCACCATTTCAACACGTGGGTATCAACACGAACTGGCTTGAATCTGATAATTCAACCGCTTGGAATGCTAGTTTGCACAGCGGGGATCCTGCTGATGTTTGGGTTTCTTACAATGCTAACACCCAGATGCTGAACGTGTCTTGGCGATATAGGGCTGATAATACTTCTGGAGAGAATACCAGTCTTTTATATCGAGTTGACCTCAGGAAAGTTCTTCCCGAGTGGGTCACAATTGGATTTTCGGCTGCCACTGGTAGAGCTCGTGAGCGACATATCCTTCAATACTGGAAGTTCAATTCAAGCTTAAATATAGTTCATAAAGTTGAAGATACGTCAATGAAAAGGAAACTAGCAGTGGGATTAACGGTCCCTCTGGGTGTTCTAGCTGTAGGAGTCGTAATCACATGGGCTTTATTTTGGCGTAAAGAAGATAAGCATAGTCAAAAGTCACTTGAGTCAGTTGCGTTGACATCGACAAACCATGATCTTGAAAGGGGAGCAGGACCAAAGCGATTTTCTTATGCGGATCTTATGTTACCTACCAACAACTTCTCTGCTGATCAGAAGTTGGGCGAAGGAGGATTCGGATTTGTCTACAAGGGGTACTTATCCCGTGAACGCATGCAAGTTGCAGTCAAGAAAATTTCACAGGGTTCAAAACAGGGAAAGAAAGAGTACCTAGCCGAAGTGAAGATCATTAGCAGGTTAAGACACCGAAACTTGGTGCAACTCATTGGTTGGTGCCATGATCAAACACAATTCTCTCTTGTTTACGAGTTTTTGTCAAACGGGAGCCTCGACTCTCATCTCTTCTACAAAAAAAGTACCCTTGAATGGGGTGTAAGGTACAAGATCGCTACAGGTATAGCTTCTGCATTGTTCTACCTCCATGAAGAGTGTGAACATTGTGTGGTGCATCGAGATGTCAAAACGAGCAACATCATGCTGGATTCAGAATTTAATGTGAAACTTGGAGACTTCGGATTGGCTCGACTCATGGACCCTGAACATGGTATAAAAACAACTGCTTTAGCTGGAACTCTCGGTTACATGTGCCCTGAGTATTTAACAACAGGGAAGGCAAGTAAAGAGTCGGATATCTATAGCTTTGGGGTGGTTGCATTAGAGATTGTTTGTGGGCGAAAGGCAACGGATAGAGTTGATCCAGATTCGGATCTTGGGCTGGTTAAGTGGGTTTGGGGCTTACCCGAGAATGGTACGCTGCTTTCTGGTGTCGACCAGATCCTGAACAATGAATTTGATGCTACACAGGTCGAGCGTTTGATGAGGGTGGGGTTATGGTGTGCGCACCCTGAACAGAACATGCGGCCATCCATACGGCAAGCAATTCATGTACTCATGTTCGACGGTGCAATCCCACAACTTCCATTAAGGATGCCGATACCCGTGTACAACACAGCCACGTATCCTCTTGAAGTCAGTTCCTGTGGGGCTAAGATGGCTAAGAATACTAGCTAG